From one Rosa rugosa chromosome 4, drRosRugo1.1, whole genome shotgun sequence genomic stretch:
- the LOC133707522 gene encoding non-specific lipid transfer protein GPI-anchored 3, translated as MASKCLFLMVLGLVGLVGSAAEFSGGGLAGLVDGGGDGDPSDSMPCVKKLIPCQPYLHAPEKVPVSCCLPLKQMVSDDTKCLCGLFNNVDMLKKLNVTQDEALKLPKACGANADISICKKDSTSPPKSPETPSASNSSSPTKNAAHSPSHFSGSGFAAFFMALIISAAAAF; from the exons ATGGCTTCAAAGTGTCTGTTTCTGATGGTGTTAGGTTTAGTGGGCCTTGTGGGCTCTGCGGCGGAGTTTTCCGGAGGCGGACTAGCAGGGCTGGTCGATGGTGGCGGTGATGGTGATCCAAGTGATTCAATGCCATGCGTGAAGAAACTGATTCCGTGCCAACCTTATTTGCATGCACCGGAGAAGGTGCCGGTATCGTGCTGTTTGCCGTTGAAGCAGATGGTTTCCGACGACACGAAATGCCTGTGTGGACTGTTTAACAATGTTGATATGTTGAAGAAGCTTAACGTTACTCAGGATGAGGCCTTGAAGCTTCCCAAGGCTTGTGGTGCCAATGCTGACATTTCTATCTGCAAAAAAG ATTCAACATCACCACCCAAATCACCAGAAACTCCATCAGCTTCGAACTCTA GTTCTCCTACGAAAAATGCAGCTCATTCACCTTCTCATTTCAGTGGTTCTGGATTTGCTGCCTTCTTCATGGCCCTAATCAtttcagcagcagcagcattTTAG
- the LOC133743466 gene encoding surfeit locus protein 1, translated as MATTKTSIAKTIAKLYTCNSNSGSLSSIPNHLGSFQSSSLFSSSSTSAASSVAESQATVSSQAPERERSRWSKWLLFLPGAITFGLGTWQIVRRQEKIKMLDYRRTRLEMEPLKFNSVSPSSEELDNLEFRRVLCKGHFDESRSIYVGPRSRSISGVTENGYYVITPLLPISDKAESSQPPILVNRGWVPRSWKDKSSELSQDDEQPSNITPTVVKKEERASWWRFWLKKPKVVEDHPPTRAPDEVVGVIRGSEKPSIFVPPNDPNSGQWFYVDVPAIARTCGLPEDTIYIEDIHEDVNPSNPYPLPKDGSTLIRSSVMPQDHLNYTLTWYSLSAAVTFMAFMRLRPKKIRR; from the exons atGGCAACAACAAAAACCTCCATTGCCAAAACCATAGCCAAGCTCTATACTTGTAATAGTAATAGTGGGTCCCTCTCTTCCATTCCCAATCATTTGGGTTCATTTCAGTCTTCTTCCTTGTTCAGCTCCTCCTCTACTTCTGCAGCTTCCTCAGTAGCCGAGTCTCAAGCAACAGTCTCGTCCCAAGCTCCAG agAGGGAAAGGTCTAGATGGTCGAAATGGCTGCTGTTTCTTCCTGGAGCTATTACTTTTGGCCTTGGAACTTGGCAGATTGTCAGAAGGCAAGAAAAG ATAAAAATGCTAGACTATAGAAGGACAAGGTTGGAGATGGAACCTTTGAAATTCAACAGTGTTTCTCCATCAAGTGAAGAATTGGATAATTTGGAGTTTAGAAGGGTGTTATGCAAGGGACATTTTGATGAGAGCAGGTCAATCTATGTGGGCCCTCGTTCAAGAAGCATATCAGGAGTTACTGAAAATGGCTACTATGTCATTACACCCCTTTTGCCAATTTCTGACAAAGCTGAGAG TTCACAGCCTCCAATATTGGTCAACAGAGGATGGGTCCCCCGCAGTTGGAAAGATAAGTCTTCAGAACTTTCACAAGATGATGAACAACCTTCTAACATAACGCCAACTGTTGTCAAAAAGGAGGAAAGAGCATCTTGGTGGAGGTTCTGGTTAAAGAAGCCTAAAGTTGTTGAG GATCACCCCCCTACACGTGCTCCTGATGAAGTTGTTGGAGTAATACGAGGGAGTGAAAAGCCTAGTATATTTGTTCCACCAAATGATCCAAACTCTGGCCAGTGGTTCTATGTTGATGTTCCTGCAATTGCTCGTACTTGTGGACTTCCTGAGGATACTATTTACATTGAAGACATACATGAAGATGTCAATCCGAGTAACCCGTATCCGCTTCCAAAAGATGGCAGTACCTTGATTCGGAGTTCAGTCATGCCTCAGGACCATCTAAATTATACTTTGACATG GTATTCTCTCTCTGCAGCAGTTACGTTTATGGCTTTCATGAGACTAAGACCAAAAAAGATCCGCAGATAA
- the LOC133743468 gene encoding G-type lectin S-receptor-like serine/threonine-protein kinase RKS1, translating to MRELRKMMLLESVLLLLPLLLCLHFRLAVSEIFFEERFEDGWKSRWVLSDWKRAEGKAGTFKYTAGKWSGDPDDKGTQNNIEEQKDEDLELPLFDLSTIETATNKFSINNKLGEGGFESVYEGTLLDGKEIAVKRLSRSSGQGMKEFKNEVILIAKLQHRNLVKLLHKFHLLLLS from the exons ATGAGAGAGCTGCGAAAGATGATGCTTCTCGAATCtgttcttcttctgcttccGCTTCTTCTATGCCTCCACTTCCGTCTCGCCGTCTCCGAAATCTTCTTCGAAGAGCGATTTGAAG ATGGGTGGAAGAGCCGGTGGGTGTTGTCGGACTGGAAAAGGGCCGAAGGAAAAGCAGGAACGTTTAAGTACACTGCAGGGAAATGGTCTGGAGATCCTGATGATAAAG GTACTCAAAACAACATTGAAGAGCAGAAGGATGAAGACCTGGAGCTACCATTGTTCGACTTGTCAACAATAGAGACTGCTACCAATAAATTTTCAATTAATAATAAACTTGGAGAAGGTGGTTTTGAATCTGTGTACGAG GGTACACTACTAGATGGAAAAGAAATTGCAGTGAAGCGGCTCTCAAGAAGTTCTGGACAAGGAATGAAAGAGTTCAAAAATGAAGTGATACTGATTGCAAAACTTCAGCACCGCAATCTTGTAAAGCTTCTTCACAAG TTTCATTTGCTCTTACTCTCTTAA
- the LOC133743465 gene encoding UDP-D-xylose:L-fucose alpha-1,3-D-xylosyltransferase MGP4-like has product MSAFLHQRPLHNPLSDPHPLSPPSSNPRKPFSSFSPITLLVLLGLVIILGVFLPWTSMQEGLFSITNRSSLKWRSYTLAQAAAFVAQNGTLIVCAVSEPYLPFLNNWLISIARQKHQDKVLVIAEDYGTLYKVNERWPGHAVLIPPALDAQAAHKFGSQGFFNFTSRRPRHLLNILELGYSVMYNDVDMVWLADPFPYLVGNHDVYFTDDMTPVKPLNHSHDLPPPGKKGRTYICSCMIFLRPTSGAKLIMKKWIEEMQQEPWSRAKKANDQPAFNWALDKNAAQADLYLLSQAAFPTGGLYFKNKTWVKETNGMHVIIHNNYILGFEKKIRRFHDYGLWLVDDHAHESPLGRI; this is encoded by the exons GCCCCATAACCCTTTTAGTCCTTCTCGGCCTTGTAATAATTCTGGGTGTGTTTCTGCCATGGACGAGTATGCAAGAGGGTTTGTTCTCGATCACTAACAGGTCCTCACTCAAATGGAGGAGTTACACATTGGCCCAAGCTGCGGCCTTTGTGGCCCAAAATGGGACCTTGATTGTTTGTGCGGTGAGTGAGCCTTACTTGCCGTTTTTGAACAACTGGTTGATTAGCATTGCGAGGCAGAAGCACCAGGACAAGGTGCTTGTGATTGCTGAGGACTATGGGACGCTTTATAAGGTCAATGAGAGGTGGCCGGGCCACGCCGTGCTTATTCCGCCGGCTCTTGATGCTCAGGCTGCCCATAAGTTTGGTTCTCAG GGATTCTTCAACTTTACTTCCAGAAGGCCGCGCCACCTCTTAAACATTTTGGAGCTTGGATACAGTGTGATGTACAATGACGTTGATATGGTGTGGTTGGCTGATCCCTTTCCCTATTTGGTAGGGAATCATGATGTGTACTTCACAGATGATATGACTCCA GTCAAACCTCTGAACCATTCTCATGATTTGCCACCTCCAGGTAAGAAAGGACGCACTTACATATGCAGCTGTATGATCTTCTTACGTCCTACAAGCGGTGCAAAATTAATTATGAAGAAGTGGATAGAGGAAATGCAGCAGGAGCCCTGGTCCAGAGCAAAGAAAGCAAATGATCAACCTGCTTTTAACTGGGCATTAGACAAAAATGCTGCACAG GCGGATCTCTACTTGCTGTCGCAAGCAGCATTCCCAACTGGAGGATTATACTTCAAGAACAAAACATGGGTAAAGGAAACTAATGGGATGCATGTTATAATCCACAACAATTATATTTTAGGTTTTGAGAAGAAGATCAGGCGCTTCCATGATTATGGTCTCTGGTTGGTAGATGATCATGCCCATGAGTCTCCCCTCGGGAGAATATGA